The following proteins are encoded in a genomic region of Solanum stenotomum isolate F172 unplaced genomic scaffold, ASM1918654v1 scaffold18192, whole genome shotgun sequence:
- the LOC125850595 gene encoding probable leucine-rich repeat receptor-like protein kinase At1g35710 has protein sequence MDPKILYFLPLVYLFTITFASTEEATTLLKWKSTFKNQNNSLLASWTLRHPAAAKNFSSHDPCRDWYGVKCFNGRIHRLNITNSGVIGTLHDFPFSSLPFLEYIDFSMNNLSGPIPAEIGKLTNLVEIDLDTNQLTGHIPPEIGNLINAKLFYAYSNELSGSIPIEIGKMKSLESLSLQKNNLSGPIPKSLDDLTELKILDLYSNQLSGLIPSELGNLKNLNGLDLSDNKLSGSIPINLGNLINAKLFYAYSNELSGSIPIEIGKMKSLESLSLQKNNLSGPIPKSLDDLTKLKILYLYSNQLSGLIPSELGNLKNLNELDLSDNKLTGSIPITLGDLTELETLYLHSNQLSSLIPRELGNLKNLNDLELSQNKLTGSIPITLGDLTELKILYLYSTQLSGFIPSELGNLKNLNELDLSDNNLTGSIPITLGDLTELETLYLHSNQLSGPIPRELGNLKNLNDLDISVNKLNGSIPITLGQLAELKILYLFSNQLSGLIPKVLGSLKNLSDLELQENQLIGPIPASFGNLRNLQFLYLHTNKLSGSIPKELAFLDNLVELIISENQLSGHLPEHLCQGGKLENFTVNNNKLTGPIPSSLSKCSSFKRLRFNNNSFTGNLSEAFGIHPHLHFIDLSDNDFYGELSSNWGKCENLIDLRVARNNISGIWKINLSG, from the exons ATGGATCCCAAAATACTTTATTTCCTTCCTCTGGTATATCTCTTCACAATTACTTTTGCTTCCACAGAGGAAGCAACAACTCTTCTTAAATGGAAATCAACTTTCAAAAACCAGAATAATTCCTTATTGGCTTCTTGGACACTACGTCATCCTGCTGCTGCCAAGAATTTTTCGAGCCATGATCCATGCAGGGACTGGTATGGAGTTAAATGCTTTAATGGTCGAATACACAGGTTGAATATTACAAATTCTGGTGTCATTGGTACACTCCATGATTTTCCATTTTCATCTCTACCTTTTCTTGAATATATTGATTTTAGTATGAACAACCTTTCTGGTCCCATTCCTGCAGAAATAGGGAAACTTACCAACCTTGTCGAAATTGATCTTGATACAAACCAGTTAACAGGTCATATTCCTCCGGAAATAGGCAACTTGATCAATGCAAAATTGTTCTATGCTTACTCCAATGAATTGTCTGGTTCCATTCCTATTGAAATAGGGAAGATGAAGTCACTTGAAAGTTTAAGCTTACAGAAAAACAATCTTTCTGGTCCAATTCCAAAATCTTTAGATGACTTAACTGAGCTCAAAATTTTGGACCTTTATTCTAACCAACTTTCTGGTCTCATTCCTAGTGAGTTGGGGAATCTGAAAAACCTCAATGGGCTAGATTTATCCGATAATAAGCTTAGTGGTTCAATTCCAATTAATCTAG GCAACTTGATCAATGCAAAATTGTTCTATGCTTACTCCAATGAATTGTCTGGTTCCATTCCTATTGAAATAGGGAAGATGAAGTCACTTGAAAGTTTAAGCTTACAGAAAAACAATCTTTCTGGTCCAATTCCAAAATCTTTAGATGACTTAACTAAGCTCAAAATTTTGTACCTTTATTCTAACCAACTTTCTGGTCTCATTCCTAGTGAGTTGGGGAATCTGAAAAACCTCAATGAGCTAGATTTATCTGATAATAAGCTTACTGGTTCAATTCCAATTACTTTAGGTGACTTAACTGAGCTTGAAACTCTGTACCTTCATTCTAACCAACTTTCTAGTCTCATTCCTAGAGAATTGGGGAATTTGAAAAATCTCAATGATCTGGAGCTATCCCAAAATAAGCTTACTGGTTCAATTCCAATTACTTTAGGTGACTTAACTGAGCTCAAAATTTTGTACCTTTATTCTACCCAACTTTCTGGTTTCATTCCTAGTGAATTAGGGAATCTGAAAAACCTCAATGAGCTAGATTTATCTGATAATAACCTTACTGGTTCAATTCCAATTACTTTAGGTGACTTAACTGAGCTTGAAACTCTGTACCTTCATTCTAACCAACTTTCTGGTCCCATTCCTAGAGAATTGGGGAATTTGAAAAACCTTAATGATCTGGATATATCCGTTAATAAGCTTAATGGTTCAATACCAATTACTCTAGGTCAATTAGCTGAGCTCAAAATTTTGTACCTTTTTTCTAACCAACTTTCTGGTCTCATTCCTAAAGTGTTGGGGAGTTTGAAAAACCTCAGTGATCTGGAACTACAAGAAAATCAACTTATTGGTCCAATTCCTGCTTCCTTTGGCAATTTGAGAAACTTGCAATTTTTGTATCTCCACACCAACAAACTTTCTGGTTCTATTCCAAAAGAACTTGCATTTTTGGATAACTTGGTTGAGCTGATAATAAGTGAAAATCAGCTTTCAGGCCATTTGCCTGAGCATCTTTGCCAAGGTGGGAAACTTGAGAACTTCACGGTGAATAATAACAAGCTCACAGGGCCAATACCAAGCAGCTTAAGCAAGTGCTCGAGTTTCAAAAGGCTGCGCTTCAATAATAACAGTTTTACTGGGAATTTATCTGAAGCTTTTGGCATCCATCCACACCTTCATTTCATTGATTTGAGCGACAATGATTTTTATGGTGAACTCAGCAGCAACTGGGGGAAATGCGAAAATTTGATTGATCTGCGTGTAGCCAGAAATAACATTAGTG GAATTTGGAAAATTAACCTCTCTGGTTAA
- the LOC125850603 gene encoding MDIS1-interacting receptor like kinase 2-like isoform X2, whose product MELGLLTKLDYLDLSDNRLNGLIPPFIGDYQHLFHLNLSNNKFGQKIPIEIGKITQLNVLDLSRNHLVGEIPPQLANLKDVVLSYNLLEGPIPNNKAFINASLEGNKGLCGDVVGIHPCGMPSSVVKKHSMAKGRKLILITVLPVMGALVLLCVFIGVLFMCDRRSRVGDVERRDSDGWLSISMLDGKALYRDILNATEEFDAKFCIGQGGHGSVYKVNLPSLGNITVKRLHSSFENTAPKSFLNEVRALTGIKHRNIVNLYGYCSNAQHSLLVYEYVERGSLSSILSNKVESKKLDWFKRVNIIKGVAFALSYMHQDCSPPIVHRDISSSNVLLDSEYEARVADFGIAKLLKPDSSNCTALAGTYGYVAPELAYTMKVTQMCDVFSFGVLSLEIIKGKHLGEYITVLADSSTIDPEQLSDFLDERLPYPEDRVKEALVFIIKLACSCLLETPKSRPTMHFISHKLSSMDARPPIHQRNPHVRRAI is encoded by the exons ATGGAACTTGGGTTATTGACAAAGTTAGATTACCTTGATCTATCAGACAATAGATTGAATGGTTTGATCCCACCGTTTATAGGAGATTACCAGCACCTGTTTCACTTGAACCTGAGCAACaacaaatttggccaaaaaattCCAATAGAGATTGGGAAGATAACTCAACTTAATGTACTGGATTTGAGCCGTAATCATCTTGTTGGAGAAATCCCCCCTCAGTTAGCCAATTTGAAG GATGTCGTATTGTCATACAATCTGTTGGAAGGTCCAATTCCTAATAATAAAGCTTTTATCAATGCCTCATTGGAGGGTAATAAAGGTCTTTGCGGTGATGTAGTAGGAATCCATCCCTGCGGAATGCCGTCTTCTGTGGTGAAGAAGCACTCAATGGCGAAGGGACGTAAACTCATCCTCATCACTGTACTTCCTGTTATGGGAGCACTTGTTCTACTCTGTGTTTTCATTGGTGTTCTGTTTATGTGTGATAGAAGAAGTAGAGTTGGAGATGTTGAAAGACGGGATAGTGATGGTTGGCTTTCGATATCCATGTTAGATGGGAAGGCATTGTACAGGGACATCTTAAACGCCACAGAAGAGTTTGATGCAAAATTTTGCATCGGGCAAGGAGGACACGGAAGCGTTTACAAGGTAAACCTTCCATCATTAGGGAATATAACTGTGAAGAGACTTCATTCTTCATTTGAGAATACAGCTCCCAAAAGTTTCTTAAATGAAGTAAGGGCATTGACTGGGATTAAGCACAGGAACATTGTGAACCTCTATGGCTATTGTTCGAATGCACAACACTCGCTCTTGGTTTATGAGTATGTGGAGAGGGGGAGTTTGTCTAGCATTTTGAGCAACAAGGTTGAGTCCAAGAAATTGGATTGGTTTAAAAGAGTGAATATCATCAAGGGTGTTGCTTTTGCTTTATCTTACATGCACCAGGACTGTTCACCCCCGATTGTCCATCGAGACATAAGTAGCAGTAATGTTTTGCTTGATTCTGAGTATGAAGCTCGTGTTGCAGACTTTGGCATAGCGAAGCTACTCAAGCCAGATTCATCGAATTGCACTGCACTTGCAGGCACATATGGCTATGTTGCACCTg AGCTTGCATATACTATGAAGGTTACACAAATGTGTGATGTCTTTAGCTTTGGAGTACTATCATTGGAGATAATAAAAGGAAAACATCTTGGGGAATACATTACCGTGCTAGCAGATTCATCGACTATAGATCCTGAGCAGCTTAGCGATTTTCTGGATGAACGCCTTCCATATCCTGAAGATAGAGTAAAAGAGGCTTTGGTTTTTATCATCAAGCTAGCATGCTCTTGTTTGCTTGAAACTCCAAAATCAAGGCCAACAATGCACTTCATCTCTCATAAGTTATCATCAATGGATGCACGTCCACCTATTCATCAGAGAAACCCCCATGTAAGGCGAGCAATATAA
- the LOC125850603 gene encoding MDIS1-interacting receptor like kinase 2-like isoform X1 produces MELGLLTKLDYLDLSDNRLNGLIPPFIGDYQHLFHLNLSNNKFGQKIPIEIGKITQLNVLDLSRNHLVGEIPPQLANLKVLVNLNLSHNGLSGRIPQEFESSTGLQDVVLSYNLLEGPIPNNKAFINASLEGNKGLCGDVVGIHPCGMPSSVVKKHSMAKGRKLILITVLPVMGALVLLCVFIGVLFMCDRRSRVGDVERRDSDGWLSISMLDGKALYRDILNATEEFDAKFCIGQGGHGSVYKVNLPSLGNITVKRLHSSFENTAPKSFLNEVRALTGIKHRNIVNLYGYCSNAQHSLLVYEYVERGSLSSILSNKVESKKLDWFKRVNIIKGVAFALSYMHQDCSPPIVHRDISSSNVLLDSEYEARVADFGIAKLLKPDSSNCTALAGTYGYVAPELAYTMKVTQMCDVFSFGVLSLEIIKGKHLGEYITVLADSSTIDPEQLSDFLDERLPYPEDRVKEALVFIIKLACSCLLETPKSRPTMHFISHKLSSMDARPPIHQRNPHVRRAI; encoded by the exons ATGGAACTTGGGTTATTGACAAAGTTAGATTACCTTGATCTATCAGACAATAGATTGAATGGTTTGATCCCACCGTTTATAGGAGATTACCAGCACCTGTTTCACTTGAACCTGAGCAACaacaaatttggccaaaaaattCCAATAGAGATTGGGAAGATAACTCAACTTAATGTACTGGATTTGAGCCGTAATCATCTTGTTGGAGAAATCCCCCCTCAGTTAGCCAATTTGAAGGTGTTGGTAAACTTAAATCTTTCACACAATGGCCTATCTGGGCGCATTCCTCAAGAATTTGAAAGTTCAACTGGTTTGCAGGATGTCGTATTGTCATACAATCTGTTGGAAGGTCCAATTCCTAATAATAAAGCTTTTATCAATGCCTCATTGGAGGGTAATAAAGGTCTTTGCGGTGATGTAGTAGGAATCCATCCCTGCGGAATGCCGTCTTCTGTGGTGAAGAAGCACTCAATGGCGAAGGGACGTAAACTCATCCTCATCACTGTACTTCCTGTTATGGGAGCACTTGTTCTACTCTGTGTTTTCATTGGTGTTCTGTTTATGTGTGATAGAAGAAGTAGAGTTGGAGATGTTGAAAGACGGGATAGTGATGGTTGGCTTTCGATATCCATGTTAGATGGGAAGGCATTGTACAGGGACATCTTAAACGCCACAGAAGAGTTTGATGCAAAATTTTGCATCGGGCAAGGAGGACACGGAAGCGTTTACAAGGTAAACCTTCCATCATTAGGGAATATAACTGTGAAGAGACTTCATTCTTCATTTGAGAATACAGCTCCCAAAAGTTTCTTAAATGAAGTAAGGGCATTGACTGGGATTAAGCACAGGAACATTGTGAACCTCTATGGCTATTGTTCGAATGCACAACACTCGCTCTTGGTTTATGAGTATGTGGAGAGGGGGAGTTTGTCTAGCATTTTGAGCAACAAGGTTGAGTCCAAGAAATTGGATTGGTTTAAAAGAGTGAATATCATCAAGGGTGTTGCTTTTGCTTTATCTTACATGCACCAGGACTGTTCACCCCCGATTGTCCATCGAGACATAAGTAGCAGTAATGTTTTGCTTGATTCTGAGTATGAAGCTCGTGTTGCAGACTTTGGCATAGCGAAGCTACTCAAGCCAGATTCATCGAATTGCACTGCACTTGCAGGCACATATGGCTATGTTGCACCTg AGCTTGCATATACTATGAAGGTTACACAAATGTGTGATGTCTTTAGCTTTGGAGTACTATCATTGGAGATAATAAAAGGAAAACATCTTGGGGAATACATTACCGTGCTAGCAGATTCATCGACTATAGATCCTGAGCAGCTTAGCGATTTTCTGGATGAACGCCTTCCATATCCTGAAGATAGAGTAAAAGAGGCTTTGGTTTTTATCATCAAGCTAGCATGCTCTTGTTTGCTTGAAACTCCAAAATCAAGGCCAACAATGCACTTCATCTCTCATAAGTTATCATCAATGGATGCACGTCCACCTATTCATCAGAGAAACCCCCATGTAAGGCGAGCAATATAA